A window of the Bufo gargarizans isolate SCDJY-AF-19 chromosome 1, ASM1485885v1, whole genome shotgun sequence genome harbors these coding sequences:
- the LOC122944787 gene encoding LOW QUALITY PROTEIN: 60S ribosomal protein L4-A-like (The sequence of the model RefSeq protein was modified relative to this genomic sequence to represent the inferred CDS: inserted 1 base in 1 codon; deleted 1 base in 1 codon), translating to MACARPLISVYSEKGEASGKNVTLPAVFRAPIRPDIVNFVHTNLRKNNRQPYAVSELAGHQTSAESWGTGRAVARIPRVRGGGTHRSGQGAFGNMCRGGHMFAPTKTWRRWHCRVNLTQKRYAVCSALAASALPALVFSKGHRIEEVPEVPLVVEDKVESYKKTKEAVLLLKKLKAWNDIKKVYASQHLRAGKGKMRNRRRIQRRGPCVIYNEDNGIVKAFRNIPGITLLGVKKLNLLRLAPGGHVGRFCIWTESAIRMLDALYGTWRKPATLKADYNLPMHKMTNTDLGRILKSQEIQKALRAPIKXKRRELKKNPLKNLRILLRLNPYAKTAKRNAILRQAENIKKKQERRAALAAKTAAATKPEEAKSEASATKPAEVKTKAATTKPAAIAKTKAAKKA from the exons ATGGCCTGTGCTCGTCCTTTGATATCGGTGTACTCCGAGAAGGGGGAAGCTTCTGGCAAAAATGTGACTCTGCCTGCAGTGTTCAGGGCCCCTATACGCCCAGATATAGTCAACTTTGTCCACACCAACCTGCGCAAGAACAACAGGCAGCCGTACGCCGTCAGCGAACTTGCAGGTCACCAGACCAGTGCCGAATCATGGGGAACAGGCAGGGCTGTTGCCCGTATTCCCCGTGTCCGTGGGGGTGGAACGCACCGCTCCGGTCAGGGTGCATTTGGAAACATGTGCCGTGGAGGACAT ATGTTTGCCCCCACCAAGACCTGGAGGCGCTGGCATTGTAGAGTCAATTTAACTCAGAAGAGATATGCCGTTTGCTCTGCACTGGCTGCTTCAGCCCTTCCTGCCCTTGTCTTCTCCAAAGGTCACCGTATTGAGGAGGTCCCAGAGGTCCCCCTGGTTGTTGAAGATAAAGTTGAAAGCTACAAGAAAACAAAGGAGGCAGTGCTGCTCCTGAAGAAATTGAAAGCCTGGAATGACATCAAAAAGGTTTATGCTTCCCAGCATCTGCGTGCTGGTAAGGGTAAAATGAGAAACCGCCGCCGCATCCAGCGTAGAGGACCTTGTGTTATCTACAATGAAGACAATGGCATTGTTAAAGCCTTCAGAAATATCCCAGGAATCACGCTCCTCGGTGTAAAGAAACTGAACCTTTTGAGGTTGGCTCCAGGTGGTCATGTTGGACGGTTCTGCATTTGGACGGAAAGTGCCATCCGCATGCTGGATGCCCTCTATGGCACGTGGCGCAAACCAGCTACCCTGAAGGCAGATTACAACCTTCCCATGCACAAAATGACAAATACCGATCTGGGCAGAATCCTGAAGAGTCAAGAGATCCAGAAGGCTTTACGTGCTCCAATTA TGAAGCGCAGAGAACTCAAGAAGAACCCACTGAAGAACTTGAGAATTTTGTTGAGGCTCAATCCATACGCAAAGACGGCAAAACGCAATGCTATCCTGCGCCAGGCTGAGAACATTAAGAAAAAACAAGAGAGGCGGGCTGCATTGGCAGCAAAAACTGCAGCAGCCACCAAGCCTGAGGAAGCCAAATCTGAAGCATCTGCCACCAAGCCTGCAGAAGTCAAAACTAAAGCAGCTACCACCAAGCCAGCAGCTATAGCAAAAACTAAAGCAGCAAAGAAAGCCTAA